One stretch of Phaeodactylum tricornutum CCAP 1055/1 chromosome 9, whole genome shotgun sequence DNA includes these proteins:
- a CDS encoding predicted protein: MTRAAPTCIELTSKLERKLTCPYSNTQQDKRLRLSLNANRKVIGTLRGYDAFLNVVLEDVESETGQYLGQVVIRGNSIVQLEGLERV; the protein is encoded by the coding sequence ATGACACGTGCGGCTCCTACCTGTATTGAGCTGACTTCTAAACTAGAGAGAAAACTAACATGTCCATACTCCAACACCCAACAGGACAAACGCCTTAGATTATCTTTGAATGCCAACCGCAAAGTTATCGGTACTCTACGCGGATACGATGCCTTCTTGAATGTAGTTCTTGAAGACGTTGAGTCGGAAACCGGCCAATACCTGGGGCAAGTCGTCATTCGGGGGAATTCTATCGTACAGCTGGAAGGATTAGAGCGCGTATAA
- a CDS encoding predicted protein: MVQAARGEGSLKNTQKRDALFLTLTVRTSLFSPSPFQFLLSSWTTEIPSLYSLSIVTLDLVDMSKLGQILLLSVLLLSPSISAFAFGPSPSCPGKARTTQLHADGTGGWGIGNSRNMVPEEFAKGDRRAFEGYNLRDRGEFMRKVKEDSQEMKNQEFDELLGVAKMAGINVKNPSERLDKFGADFLEDEDDLDVSVSWDDSDRSGTIKGSDDSITRLDEDTLGIW, from the coding sequence ATGGTACAAGCGGCACGTGGAGAAGGCAGTCTCAAAAACACGCAGAAACGAGACGCCCTATTTTTGACTTTGACAGTTAGGACAAGTTTGTTTTCTCCTTCGCCTTTCCAGTTTCTTCTGTCCAGCTGGACGACGGAGATTCCTTCTCTCTATTCTTTATCCATCGTAACCTTAGACCTTGTCGATATGAGTAAATTAGGCCAAATTCTGCTGTTATCAGTCCTTCTGCTAAGCCCATCAATATCCGCTTTCGCTTTTGGACCTTCTCCCTCATGCCCCGGGAAGGCGAGGACGACCCAATTACATGCCGATGGAACTGGCGGCTGGGGGATCGGAAATTCCCGCAATATGGTTCCAGAAGAATTTGCCAAAGGAGACCGTCGAGCCTTTGAGGGGTATAACCTACGAGATCGTGGAGAATTTATGCGCAAAGTCAAGGAAGACAGCCAGGAGATGAAAAATCAAGAGTTTGATGAGCTCCTTGGCGTAGCCAAGATGGCGGGGATTAATGTGAAAAACCCTTCCGAAAGATTGGATAAGTTTGGTGCCGACTTTCTCGAGGATGAGGATGATTTGGATGTCAGTGTCTCTTGGGACGATAGCGATCGCTCGGGAACGATTAAGGGGTCGGATGATTCCATCACAAGGCTGGACGAGGACACTTTGGGCATCTGGTAG
- a CDS encoding predicted protein, translating to MSPNNVETELIELNQKLLNGIAAGNYELYESLIDASITCFEPEAVGHLVEGHEFHKYYFDLPTSSNPVNTTMVRPHVRLLGEDAAVVCYARLTQTLDEDGAPTTAFCEETRVWQKVAGLWKNVHVHRSVN from the coding sequence ATGTCTCCGAATAATGTCGAGACCGAGCTAATCGAGTTGAACCAAAAGCTGCTGAATGGTATCGCCGCGGGCAACTACGAGCTGTACGAGTCACTCATTGACGCCAGTATTACTTGCTTTGAGCCGGAAGCCGTCGGTCACTTGGTGGAAGGGCACGAGTTCCACAAGTACTATTTCGACCTTCCCACATCTAGCAACCCCGTCAATACAACCATGGTACGACCGCATGTGCGGTTACTGGGTGAAGACGCGGCGGTGGTTTGCTACGCCCGTCTGACCCAAACGCTTGATGAGGACGGTGCCCCCACCACGGCATTCTGCGAAGAAACACGCGTTTGGCAAAAGGTCGCCGGCCTGTGGAAAAATGTGCACGTTCATCGCTCCGTGAACTAA
- a CDS encoding predicted protein: MTEQEQNKTDDSTKSGSASTAPTPPITNSTLKTTNADVGVVVRRRRRRVVAEEEGPAVDPILLQKVLTESSLPSAYTFEVTKSVKRILKLQATHVALQMPEGLLLYATVLADVFQRLASCLQQVSILGDVTYGACCVDDLGAQALGAELLIHYGHSCLVPLQHTVVPCLYVFVEIHVDVPHLVDCLDITLRPQSPKPRVYLLGTVQFRHAFVQATQLLKEKGYEEVSIPQAKPLSPGEVLGCTSPELVNDGVRSIVCFVADGRFHLEATLISNPHVDLFYRYDPYSKTLTEEAYDHDQMKSIRSSAIATSRGAQVYGIVLGTLGRQGNPAIVHRIRESLRAHGKRHFLMLLSEITPAKLQLFDGKIDAWVQVACPRLSVDWGHFLSKKPVLSPYELFVSLEETDWRDNYPMDYYAHAGGPWTNYFEENKQRQLP; this comes from the coding sequence ATGACCGAACAGGAACAAAACAAGACAGATGATTCCACAAAGTCCGGAAGCGCATCCACTGCTCCGACGCCCCCCATTACTAACAGTACGCTGAAAACGACCAACGCCGATGTGGGAGTGGTAGTTCGGCGCCGACGTCGTCGGGTTGTGGCAGAGGAAGAAGGACCGGCGGTCGATCCAATTTTGTTGCAAAAAGTGCTCACCGAGTCAAGCTTACCGTCGGCCTACACGTTTGAAGTTACGAAGAGCGTGAAAAGGATCCTGAAACTCCAAGCAACACATGTGGCTTTGCAAATGCCCGAAGGTCTCTTGTTGTACGCGACTGTGCTCGCGGATGTTTTCCAACGGCTGGCATCTTGTCTTCAGCAAGTATCGATCTTGGGTGATGTCACCTACGGGGCCTGTTGCGTTGACGATCTTGGTGCACAAGCCCTGGGTGCCGAACTCTTGATTCACTACGGACACTCCTGTCTGGTTCCGCTTCAACATACCGTTGTGCCGTGCCTGTACGTCTTTGTGGAAATTCACGTGGACGTGCCGCATTTGGTGGACTGTCTAGATATTACTTTGAGACCGCAAAGTCCGAAACCGCGTGTGTATTTGCTGGGGACGGTGCAGTTTCGCCACGCTTTTGTACAAGCAACGCAGCTTTTGAAGGAAAAGGGATACGAGGAAGTTTCTATCCCCCAGGCCAAGCCTCTTTCGCCGGGCGAAGTTTTGGGCTGCACCAGTCCAGAATTGGTAAACGATGGAGTGCGATCGATTGTTTGTTTTGTCGCCGATGGTCGCTTTCATTTGGAAGCGACCTTGATTTCGAATCCACACGTCGATCTATTCTATCGCTATGACCCCTATTCGAAAACGCTTACGGAAGAAGCCTACGATCACGACCAAATGAAGTCCATCCGCTCATCCGCAATTGCCACGTCGCGAGGAGCTCAAGTCTATGGCATCGTACTGGGCACTCTGGGTCGTCAGGGTAATCCAGCTATTGTTCACCGCATTCGGGAGTCACTCCGGGCACATGGTAAACGACATTTTCTCATGCTGTTGTCAGAAATCACACCAGCCAAGCTGCAGCTGTTCGACGGCAAGATCGACGCGTGGGTACAAGTGGCATGCCCTAGACTTTCCGTTGACTGGGGACATTTCTTGTCGAAAAAGCCTGTTCTAAGTCCTTACGAACTTTTTGTTAGCTTGGAGGAAACTGACTGGCGAGACAATTATCCGATGGACTACTACGCACACGCCGGAGGCCCGTGGACGAACTACTTTGAAGAAAACAAGCAACGCCAGTTACCGTGA
- a CDS encoding predicted protein, giving the protein MNRSYGMAAHGADGPDSDDDDTMSDVFTMDGDYTLSSGMPPPPATERSHTHIPLTVESPSATRSQGLNPYSPRTDAAAYDVSTDDGSVSGIESMSGLMTTDGSYFQNDTVVHDDEMSFQAKVQAETNKILSEYDMEEDLNRSGDSKLGRYHNRTSVSAPRQAAPPMTPTSSMDDDSDSEAARARPDNQTRHSKKDPSSAVGPPPVSSNGARGSSVRHSVRSLRKQSNNKPEAPTKPAVYDLSTPETSPTNRKAPVTPQTKTPQRSNTTARPPNMIVVGSSTTTESSEKNTRAAAAIGASAAPTRKGWLGSRLSFVIIVLSIILLTAICVAVGALVAAGNRNSDSSSASSSEGGSSNEIGAPPVDFLPFLPPTTAPIASEIPSTGSPTPEPSAWNRDVCGIDDPDKLVFLGEGTGDRSCEWLSGRPNVRDQFCQPGLEPFIYCRETCNNCGPAEGDTTDAPTAMPPPTSTPTSEPVMITAFPTRAPTSAPTPAPTLVATIAPVIIATPAPIAVATPPPTGTSTVGSAITNAAPASTAAALQNPASAQSRALAFVENSSATAALPESRIVQQFALATLGFRTGLAGRRLEEARQLQSWMSGTNECSWSGVTCDSQSSVIGINLSGRGLRASLPGELAMLSNLVTLDVSVNEFFGTIPSDFGRMVNLRTLRMEQNGLTGSIPNTMRNMRILREFYVEWNELTGDFPNDVVLAMSSLEELSIYHNNIAGSVSDAVCALGLDELWIDCREVNVEIGCWTRCFFQCGGSTGVAC; this is encoded by the coding sequence ATGAATCGTTCGTACGGAATGGCAGCTCACGGAGCGGATGGTCcggacagcgacgacgatgacaccATGTCGGATGTGTTCACCATGGATGGGGACTACACGTTGTCCTCCGGGATGCCGCCGCCGCCTGCCACGGAGCGCAGCCATACGCACATTCCCTTGACCGTCGAGTCGCCCTCCGCCACGCGTTCGCAAGGACTGAATCCTTACTCCCCCCGGACGGACGCCGCAGCCTACGACGTGTCGACGGATGACGGCTCCGTGTCGGGCATCGAATCCATGTCGGGCTTAATGACGACCGACGGATCCTACTTTCAAAACGATACCGTCGtgcacgacgacgaaatgtcCTTCCAAGCCAAGGTGCAAGCCGAAACGAACAAGATTCTGAGTGAGTACGACATGGAGGAAGACTTGAATCGATCCGGTGATTCCAAGCTCGGACGCTACCATAACCGTACTTCCGTGTCGGCTCCACGACAAGCCGCGCCCCCCATGACACCCACGAGCTCgatggacgacgacagcgacagcgaGGCCGCACGAGCGAGGCCCGACAACCAGACGCGACACAGCAAAAAGGACCCAAGCTCCGCCGTTGGCCCCCCTCCCGTCTCTTCCAATGGAGCCAGGGGCAGCTCCGTGCGCCATTCCGTGCGATCCCTACGCAAGcaatccaacaacaaaccCGAGGCGCCAACGAAACCGGCCGTCTACGACTTGTCGACGCCGGAAACATCCCCGACTAATCGTAAAGCGCCGGTTACGCCACAGACCAAGACCCCCCAGCGGTCCAACACCACGGCCCGGCCCCCCAACATGATCGTTGTGGGATCCTCGACTACTACCGAGTCTTCGGAAAAGAACACCCGAGCCGCCGCCGCAATCGGAGCGTCAGCCGCACCCACCAGGAAAGGGTGGTTAGGAAGTCGCTTGAGCTTCGTTATCATCGTGTTGTCGATTATTCTACTAACGGCAATTTGCGTTGCCGTGGGAGCCTTGGTCGCCGCTGGCAATCGCAATAGTGATTCTTCCAGCGCATCTTCGTCAGAAGGGGGCTCGAGCAACGAAATAGGAGCCCCGCCGGTCGATTTCCTTCCCTTCTTGCcgccgacgacggcgccgaTAGCTTCCGAAATCCCTTCCACCGGATCTCCGACACCGGAGCCGAGCGCGTGGAATCGTGATGTGTGTGGGATCGATGATCCCGACAAGTTGGTCTTTTTGGGTGAAGGGACCGGTGACCGCTCCTGTGAGTGGTTGAGCGGGCGTCCCAATGTCCGCGACCAATTTTGTCAACCCGGACTCGAGCCTTTTATTTATTGCCGGGAAACTTGCAACAATTGTGGACCGGCAGAGGGCGACACGACGGATGCTCCGACCGCAATGCCTCCGCCGACGAGTACACCCACATCCGAGCCAGTCATGATTACAGCCTTTCCCACCCGGGCACCAACAAGTGCTCCGACGCCGGCGCCCACCTTGGTAGCGACGATAGCACCAGTGATCATTGCCACGCCGGCTCCCATCGCAGTTGCCACCCCACCTCCTACCGGAACGTCGACGGTTGGGTCGGCTATTACGAATGCCGCACCAGCTTCCACAGCCGCAGCCCTGCAAAATCCGGCTTCAGCGCAGTCGAGAGCCTTGGCGTTCGTAGAAAACTCTAGTGCGACAGCGGCTTTGCCAGAAAGCCGCATCGTACAGCAGTTTGCTTTGGCCACGCTGGGCTTTCGAACCGGCCTAGCGGGACGGCGACTCGAGGAAGCTCGTCAATTGCAATCTTGGATGAGCGGCACGAACGAGTGTTCCTGGTCGGGTGTCACGTGTGATAGCCAATCTAGTGTCATCGGAATCAATTTAAGTGGACGAGGCTTGAGGGCATCGTTGCCTGGGGAATTGGCCATGCTGTCGAATTTGGTCACACTCGATGTGAGCGTCAACGAATTTTTTGGTACGATACCCTCGGATTTCGGTAGAATGGTTAATCTGCGTACACTACGCATGGAACAGAATGGTTTGACGGGAAGCATTCCGAATACCATGCGGAATATGCGTATTCTACGTGAGTTTTATGTGGAATGGAACGAGCTCACCGGAGATTTTCCGAACGATGTAGTTTTGGCGATGTCGAGTTTGGAGGAATTAAGTATCTACCATAACAATATCGCAGGGTCTGTTTCGGACGCGGTTTGTGCTCTGGGCCTGGACGAATTGTGGATTGACTGTCGTGAGGTCAATGTCGAAATTGGTTGCTGGACCCGGTGTTTCTTTCAATGTGGAGGGTCCACTGGTGTCGCTTGTTAA
- a CDS encoding predicted protein has translation MYQQYQQYAQPQQSHAQPVLSQPSRHLSRDSNSNNNSNNLTWNGTAWVSANPPSGSSAVSSFSTASSHHHYVPPQLSQTPSQYPAQQQSLMPSSSSAQSAVSLVQQYTQYYHAWTAQQQGHVAHARTYTPHSPDYQTAMQHAGTCQTYAEDSSRAAHYFHQNPQATIATAPLSLPPTPPTTATTAAATTTTTTSHALNNPPRVQQPHTIPQKTPTPAKAKPPMKDYVDRCLQQCRNETEKRAMVSEIERLMSGLIQKGTFHDMEWGNLQLIAVPERTSVPATPSLRPTHPYQGPTRNDVSYYGPTNVQAGYPSSAAGASPQSLRNPKKRRFSVQTPSVTVDPTINYYGPSITHNSTHSFSSSQQQQTSKSRQKDGFNQSSLALDVRARRFSGPGGIDDIQQTTTQAISGFDRFMGKAAIGGSTKPLDEEDYEAMTVKGTCHVLEKSYLRLTAPPRAELVRPEQVLRKHVAQLKTERQKPAATRRDYLWFCSQLKAVRQDCTVQRIQNAFTVDVYETHARIALEEGDLNEYNQCQTQLKYLYDLLRNDSDEYLAAQQYEDEFLAYRVLYYVFLTGNQSYQGGSSDLLHLLLQLSGPDRSSHPSIAHALKVRAACAQTDYHDFFRLRETCPNHGKYLMDRMVPSMRFKALQRICQAYRPSVETGFALKELGFEKNATIGKQWLKSCGCVLDDDESIIDTKESIVRESDLEHKQSLI, from the coding sequence ATGTACCAGCAGTACCAGCAATACGCTCAACCACAACAGTCGCACGCACAACCGGTGTTGTCCCAGCCGAGCCGCCATCTCAGTCGTGATAGTAACAGCAACAATAACAGCAACAACTTGACGTGGAACGGTACCGCATGGGTATCCGCCAATCCACCATCGGGCAGCAGCGCCGTTTCTTCGTTTAGTACGGCGTCGTCTCACCATCACTACGTTCCCCCACAGCTTTCACAAACCCCTTCACAGTATCCAGCCCAACAACAGTCACTaatgccgtcgtcgtcgtcggcacaATCCGCCGTTTCGCTGGTCCAGCAGTATACCCAGTATTATCACGCATGGACCGCACAACAACAGGGACACGTGGCGCACGCCCGGACCTATACGCCGCACAGTCCGGATTACCAAACCGCCATGCAACACGCGGGAACTTGCCAAACCTACGCCGAAGACAGTTCCCGCGCCGCGCATTACTTTCACCAGAACCCTCAGGCCACGATTGCTACCGCACCCCTTTCCTTGCCACCGACGCCCCCCACGACCGCCAcgaccgccgccgccaccaccaccaccacgacgtCTCACGCACTGAACAATCCACCGAGGGTACAGCAGCCCCACACGATTCCCCAAAAGACCCCTACTCCAGCAAAGGCGAAACCTCCCATGAAAGATTACGTGGATCGATGTTTACAGCAATGTCGAAACGAAACAGAAAAACGCGCCATGGTATCGGAAATCGAACGACTCATGTCCGGACTCATACAAAAAGGTACTTTTCACGATATGGAATGGGGCAATTTGCAACTGATCGCCGTACCGGAAAGAACTTCGGTTCCGGCGACTCCATCGTTGCGTCCTACTCATCCATACCAGGGACCAACAAGAAACGATGTTTCGTACTACGGACCCACAAATGTTCAAGCTGGGTATCCGTCGTCAGCCGCAGGAGCGTCACCACAATCCCTGCGGAATCCCAAAAAACGCCGCTTTTCTGTCCAAACACCATCCGTTACGGTGGATCCCACCATCAACTACTATGGTCCGAGTATCACCCACAATTCCACTCACTCGTTCTCTTCTTCtcagcagcagcaaactTCCAAATCTCGCCAAAAAGACGGATTCAATCAATCCTCTTTAGCGTTGGATGTCCGGGCCCGTCGTTTTTCGGGTCCGGGTGGTATTGACGATATTCAACAGACCACCACGCAGGCCATTTCGGGCTTTGACCGATTCATGGGCAAAGCCGCCATTGGTGGTTCGACCAAACCcctggatgaagaagattaCGAAGCTATGACTGTAAAAGGCACTTGCCACGTCTTGGAGAAATCCTATTTGCGTTTGACCGCTCCACCGCGTGCCGAACTCGTGCGGCCCGAACAAGTATTGCGCAAGCACGTGGCTCAGTTAAAGACGGAGCGACAAAAACCTGCCGCAACTCGACGAGATTATCTATGGTTTTGTTCGCAATTGAAGGCCGTGCGACAGGACTGTACCGTACAGCGCATTCAGAATGCATTCACCGTAGATGTCTATGAGACTCACGCCCGGATCGCTTTAGAAGAAGGGGATCTGAACGAATACAATCAATGCCAGACGCAGCTCAAGTATTTGTATGATCTACTTCGGAATGACAGTGATGAGTATCTAGCAGCACAGCAGTACGAGGATGAATTTCTCGCATATCGGGTATTGTATTACGTGTTTTTGACGGGCAACCAGTCCTATCAGGGTGGTTCGTCCGACCTTTTGCATCTCTTGCTACAGCTCTCGGGGCCAGATCGATCTTCCCATCCTTCCATTGCCCATGCTTTAAAGGTTCGTGCCGCTTGTGCACAGACGGATTACCACGatttttttcgattgcggGAAACTTGTCCCAATCATGGCAAGTATTTGATGGATCGCATGGTGCCGTCCATGCGATTCAAGGCGCTGCAACGTATTTGTCAGGCCTACCGACCGTCGGTGGAAACTGGTTTCGCGCTCAAGGAGCTTGGTTTCGAAAAAAATGCGACAATCGGTAAGCAATGGCTGAAGAGTTGCGGATGTGTgttggacgatgatgagaGTATCATTGATACGAAGGAAAGTATTGTGCGTGAGAGTGACTTGGAACACAAGCAATCATTGATTTAG
- a CDS encoding predicted protein has protein sequence MLMKPAVLRNTARHSTQTEWVPLDPESLVAAPCLIEQTLCVADESVHQPRRAKDFHYAKAVLDAWKQQELDEGDSVWSAETCRVQYAATYGSDSERDPNPGKQPSLLHGHLIRKGSSGALGTQSSTPRPGILFFHTGAGPQDLFLFWKAVALVQKLDCVVLIADILGDETGWAWDADRSRYQQAREHVLAQKNTDDPNDDESRSRPELRARIRAALDVLGKQDEIDTDRLGAMGWCLGGYPILELGQMNLPSVKAMAAFHGVFGEDERAHGSNLPSPEGSASGEGTADIIICHGVEDPFVSNQSLEYALETLQAHRHRTSLLQLSAKHGYTNPAQDFNDNDAFAYNAEAANKAWNQAVNLFVRTVGG, from the coding sequence ATGTTGATGAAGCCTGCCGTGCTTCGCAATACGGCGAGACATTCGACCCAGACAGAATGGGTGCCACTCGATCCCGAGTCTCTCGTGGCTGCGCCTTGTTTGATTGAACAAACGTTGTGCGTAGCGGACGAAAGCGTACATCAACCTCGTCGAGCAAAAGACTTTCACTACGCCAAGGCTGTGCTGGATGCCTGGAAACAGCAAGAATTGGATGAAGGGGATTCCGTTTGGTCCGCTGAAACGTGTCGCGTCCAATATGCGGCCACATACGGAAGCGACAGTGAAAGAGATCCAAACCCCGGGAAACAGCCATCATTACTTCACGGACATTTGATACGCAAAGGCAGCAGTGGCGCGTTAGGTACGCAATCCAGTACACCCCGTCCTGGTATTTTGTTTTTTCATACGGGCGCCGGTCCACAAGACttatttttgttttggaaagcgGTTGCGTTGGTCCAAAAGTTGGACTGTGTCGTCTTAATAGCTGATATTTTGGGAGATGAAACGGGTTGGGCCTGGGACGCCGATCGGAGCCGGTACCAGCAAGCTCGGGAACACGTGCTAGCCCAGAAGAACACCGACGACCCCAACGACGATGAGTCACGATCACGACCTGAACTGCGAGCACGTATTCGAGCAGCGCTCGATGTGTTGGGGAAACAAGATGAAATCGATACGGATCGATTGGGTGCCATGGGATGGTGTTTGGGAGGATATCCTATTCTCGAGCTAGGACAAATGAATCTTCCCAGCGTCAAGGCCATGGCCGCATTTCATGGCGTCTTTGGCGAAGATGAACGGGCCCACGGCAGCAATCTGCCTTCACCGGAGGGTTCAGCTTCAGGGGAAGGTACGGCTGATATCATCATTTGCCACGGAGTTGAGGATCCGTTCGTGTCGAACCAGTCGTTAGAATATGCTTTAGAAACACTTCAAGCGCATCGCCATCGGACGTCCCTGTTACAACTTTCGGCCAAACACGGATACACTAACCCAGCGCAAGATTTCAATGACAATGACGCCTTTGCGTACAACGCCGAAGCCGCCAATAAGGCTTGGAATCAAGCGGTCAACCTATTTGTGAGAACAGTGGGTGGCTAA
- a CDS encoding predicted protein: MRRLSQPRHAVLPALLVGFWALCFTFLLGSTVAYPVILQIEEDSTRCLRLLIPEDDDAHVVFLTIPSADELDDEAVESWYVDQVYQLTKQKDTELAKRLPQEAPANVAQAMSAFLQEQGENKSPLRITLEDNGATGTRQFSYRTKFFLPTVLNHVRHSNYQKPKDKDEEEEWNDAAMEGYEICMINEDDEQAVQVIFESIYVSEDVIDVEDIKKPAFEKEKHLTPLEKNLDQSIQAAHAVLREMKYMEKRETRMRQTAESINSRVRWFSYLSIAVLFTVTYLQVTYLKRYFHKKKLM, encoded by the coding sequence ATGCGGAGATTGTCACAGCCAAGACACGCGGTACTACCGGCGTTGCTGGTGGGTTTTTGGGCCTTGTGTTTTACATTCTTGCTGGGGTCAACTGTGGCGTATCCTGTCATTCTCCAAATCGAAGAGGATTCCACTCGTTGTCTGCGGCTACTCATTCCAGAAGACGATGATGCTCATGTGGTGTTCCTCACGATCCCCAGCGCAGacgaactcgacgacgaagcggtCGAGTCTTGGTACGTCGATCAGGTCTACCAACTGACCAAGCAAAAAGACACGGAATTGGCAAAACGACTACCCCAGGAAGCCCCGGCGAACGTTGCTCAAGCCATGAGCGCGTTCCTACAAGAACAGGGGGAGAATAAGTCACCGCTGCGCATCACCTTGGAAGACAATGGTGCCACAGGCACTCGACAGTTCAGTTACCGGACCAAATTCTTTTTGCCAACCGTGCTGAATCACGTTCGACACAGTAACTACCAAAAACCCAAAGATaaggacgaggaagaagagtGGAACGACGCCGCCATGGAAGGCTACGAAATTTGTATGatcaacgaagacgacgaacaGGCCGTTCAAGTTATTTTTGAAAGTATCTACGTCAGCGAAGATGTGATCGATGTCGAGGATATCAAGAAACCGGcgtttgaaaaagaaaagcacCTCACACCGCTAGAAAAGAACCTGGACCAATCCATTCAAGCCGCTCACGCAGTCCTGCGGGAAATGAAATACATGGAAAAGAGGGAAACACGTATGAGGCAGACAGCCGAATCTATTAACTCTCGGGTCCGCTGGTTCAGTTACCTTTCGATCGCAGTCCTCTTCACGGTCACCTATTTGCAGGTCACCTACCTCAAACGGTACTTTCATAAAAAGAAACTAATGTAA